A region of Ornithodoros turicata isolate Travis chromosome 5, ASM3712646v1, whole genome shotgun sequence DNA encodes the following proteins:
- the LOC135395877 gene encoding uncharacterized protein LOC135395877, with the protein MERLKRTRGGTLQIPKFSGKLQEWQQFWEHFDVSIHSNQALAAVEKFKYLASYLVDDARRTIEGIRINGDNYPTAIAALKHRYGRPGLLTSEHIDALLALRPVNCSGQVSQLRHLLDQVSFRTSALAALDVPKEHYAVIHERVITRCLPEDLCVLFRQRRVDATDASRRERGGDDATDASRRDRGGGGAVDTPTENVEALISFLKVQVETREEVALTRATGQANQRPSRSPSILPSPATASALAATSGRSPGLMDHQLRSSSRPPCDSCPLCGSTDHPLQSCTVYLPTADKKPDRQMFSMRETWSSFETVQNGSAVVLRQLPRPAPFCTPYYDITSLKSAEYWGNCSAANCYSLGVWPGGQKQLRCEVEGEENLSVFSFAATHPKHYRCEQVTVRLESLFESDSVVDLTALCVDDLCHVVVPPLGIKTIRVMQERGLPFADTCHTAEIGVLVGADQYWKVVTGHVERLAADLIAVETIFGWIVQNVRGTISSLVSVFFLAHEDQDHFESIDPSEMWRLDALGIADHVAGDDDSVASLCFSSQVEKRNGRYVVPLMVKGSGLPAEANNRVTAAQRLVAQLRRFRSSPQLLLNYDSVIREYFDEGHAERVADVSNQTDNVYYMPHHAVIRKDAVTTKRRVVFDASSHCPGQPSPHERTQAERRPHTSITSVSLQHRRPHGRYKKGVSTNQYSNR; encoded by the exons ATGGAACGCCTTAAACGAACCCGAGGTGGAACCCTCCAGATCCCAAAGTTCTCCGGCAAACTTCAGGAATGGCAACAATTTTGGGAGCATTTCGACGTGTCAATTCATTCCAACCAGGCGCTAGCCGCTGTCGAGAAGTTCAAGTATCTAGCGTCCTACCTCGTCGACGACGCGAGGCGCACTATCGAAGGCATACGCATCAATGGGGACAATTACCCCACCGCCATCGCGGCCCTCAAGCACAGGTACGGCCGGCCAGGTTTATTGACGTCCGAGCACATCGACGCGCTACTAGCTCTTCGTCCGGTGAATTGTTCTGGACAGGTGTCCCAGTTAAGGCATCTGCTTGACCAGGTCTCCTTTCGCACGTCTGCGTTGGCGGCGTTGGACGTTCCCAAGGAGCACTACGCTGTTATCCATGAACGCGTCATCACGCGGTGCCTTCCCGAGGATCTTTGTGTGCTCTTTCGTCAACGAAGGGTAGATGCGACCGATGCCTCACGTCGAGAACGCGGCGGCGACGATGCTACCGATGCCTCACGTCGAGACCGCGGAGGAGGTGGCGCAGTAGATACGCCGACGGAAAACGTCGAGGCTCTTATCTCCTTTCTCAAAGTCCAAGTCGAGACGCGGGAAGAAGTTGCCTTAACTCGTGCAACCGGTCAGGCCAACCAGCGTCCGAGCCGAAGTCCAAGCATTCTCCCTAGCCCGGCGACTGCCTCAGCCCTAGCAGCGACGAGCGGGCGTTCTCCGGGGCTAATGGATCATCAACTACGTTCGAGTTCTCGCCCACCGTGTGACTCGTGCCCGTTGTGTGGGTCCACCGATCACCCGCTTCAGTCCTGTACCGTCTATTTGCCCACCGCCGACAAGAAGCCGGACAGGCAGATGTTTTCGATGCGGGAAACCTGGTCATCCTTCGAGACTGTGCAGAACGGCAGCGCTGTTGTCCTGCGCCAATTGCCACGGCCGGCACCTTTCTGTACT CCGTACTACGACATCACTAGCCTCAAGTCTGCAGAATACTGGGGGAATTGCTCGGCTGCAAACTGCTACAGTCTGGGCGTCTGGCCCGGCGGGCAGAAG CAGCTGAGGTGCGAGGTCGAGGGTGAAGAGAATTTGTCTGTATTCTCATTTGCGGCGACGCATCCCAAGCATTACCGCTGCGAGCAGGTCACGGTGCGCCTCGAATCCCTCTTCGAAAGCGACTCCGTTGTCGACTTAACGGCTCTTTGCGTCGACGACCTTTGCCACGTCGTTGTTCCTCCATTGGGCATCAAGACAATCAGGGTGATGCAAGAGCGCGGCTTGCCATTTGCCGACACATGTCACACCGCAGAGATTGGAGTGTTGGTGGGAGCAGACCAATATTGGAAGGTAGTCACCGGTCATGTCGAACGCCTCGCTGCCGACCTCATAGCCGTTGAAACCATCTTCGGATGGATTGTACAGAACGTCCGTGGAACGATATCATCGTTGGTGTCAGTTTTCTTCCTCGCACACGAAGATCAGGATCACTTCGAGAGTATTGACCCGTCAGAGATGTGGCGTCTGGACGCCCTCGGTATTGCCGACCACGTTGCCGGCGACGACGACTCCGTCGCCTCACTTTGCTTCTCAAGTCAAGTAGAAAAGCGTAATGGCCGCTATGTGGTTCCACTTATGGTTAAGGGCTCTGGACTTCCAGCCGAAGCAAACAACCGGGTAACGGCGGCGCAGCGGCTGGTCGCGCAGTTGCGGCGTTTTCGTTCTTCCCCGCAGCTACTTCTCAATTACGATTCCGTCATTCGGGAATACTTTGACGAGGGTCATGCCGAACGGGTTGCTGATGTTTCGAACCAAACCGACAACGTGTACTACATGCCCCATCACGCCGTGATCCGGAAAGACGCCGTAACGACAAAGCGTCGCGTCGTCTTCGATGCCTCGTCTCACTGCCCCGGCCAACCGTCTCCTCATGAAAGGACCCAAGCTGAACGCCGACCTCATACATCTATTACTAGTGTTTCGCTGCAGCACCGTCGTCCTCACGGCAGATATAAGAAAGGCGTATCTACAAATCAGTATTCGAACAGATGA
- the LOC135395876 gene encoding uncharacterized protein LOC135395876 — MLDLPQTKGDLETALVSPLPRERITPANPFTVVGVDFAGPLYISRSASPKTYVALFTCGVTRAVHLELVSSMSVPDFLLAFRRFISRRGIPSFIFSDNARTFRKCSSLLSLVSARDVLDFATQHRIAWRFIVERAPWWGGWWERLIRTVKEALRRCLGRKHLTFEQLTTTLCEVEAIVNSRPLTHIGADPGELEPFTPSHFLLGKRAVALPDEFATDASRQNDLRLSFRVIQQARKQFWKRWTREYLLQLRSAHATTSPAVSETQLREGDVVQVQEDHVRPSFWKLARVSSVIRGRDGIVRACSLRLANGSSIVRPVQRLCRLEVDAPQVPARDDVA; from the coding sequence ATGCTTGACCTGCCGCAGACTAAGGGCGACCTTGAGACAGCTCTAGTGTCACCTCTCCCTCGGGAGCGTATAACGCCGGCAAATCCATTCACAGTTGTCGGCGTAGATTTCGCGGGACCGCTCTATATCTCAAGGTCCGCTTCTCCCAAGACGTACGTAGCCCTTTTCACGTGCGGTGTCACAAGGGCCGTCCACCTCGAACTTGTGTCCTCTATGAGCGTGCCTGATTTCCTGCTTGCCTTCCGACGGTTCATCTCTAGGCGTGGGATACCCTCCTTCATCTTTTCCGACAACGCTCGCACCTTTCGCAAATgctcgtctctcctctccctgGTTAGCGCAAGAGATGTACTAGACTTTGCCACCCAGCATCGCATCGCCTGGCGATTCATTGTTGAGCGAGCTCCTTGGTGGGGAGGCTGGTGGGAACGGCTCATACGAACTGTGAAGGAAGCCCTAAGACGCTGCCTTGGGAGAAAGCACCTCACATTTGAGCAGTTGACTACGACACTCTGTGAAGTAGAAGCCATCGTCAACTCCCGCCCACTCACGCATATTGGAGCTGATCCCGGAGAGCTTGAGCCATTCACCCCATCCCACTTTCTGTTAGGGAAACGAGCAGTGGCTTTGCCTGATGAATTCGCTACCGATGCATCACGCCAGAACGACCTGCGGCTCAGTTTTCGTGTCATTCAACAGGCAAGGAAGCAGTTCTGGAAGCGCTGGACGCGCGAATACCTCCTTCAGCTGCGGTCAGCGCACGCAACCACCTCGCCAGCAGTGTCCGAGACTCAACTGAGGGAAGGCGACGTCGTGCAAGTGCAAGAAGACCATGTCCGTCCATCGTTTTGGAAGTTGGCTCGCGTGTCAAGCGTCATACGAGGGCGAGACGGCATCGTACGGGCATGCTCGCTGCGCCTGGCCAACGGGTCATCAATCGTCCGACCCGTCCAAAGGCTTTGTCGCCTCGAAGTTGACGCGCCCCAAGTCCCGGCGCGGGATGATGTTGCATAA